The Bacteroidia bacterium genome segment TTGGTTACATGATTCAAATAATTACACAATTATTCAAAATTCAAAAACCGGATACTATGTTTATGCAATAAAAATAAATGATGAATTAGTAGCTTCTGATTTTGTAGTTGGTAAAGTAAACCCTGTATTGCTAAACATTCCTAAAGGTTTAAATATTTCTTTTGAAAAAATTGAGCTTAAAAGAAAAGCATTTAATTCTGAATTAAAATCTAAATCAAAACTGCACAATGTTAAATCACTTAAATCTTTGCAGACAATTAATAATGTTGTGATATTTATTCGATTTTCAGATGAAACAGAATTTACCGAACAAATAAATGTTTATGATAGTATGTTTAACAGTCAGGTAACAACTGCAAATTCTATGAGTCATTATTTTAAGGAAATGTCATATGACCAGCTTGCTATAAATTCGACATTATATCCTCAAACAACTAATACTGTACTTTCATATCAGGATATATATGCACGTAGTTATTATCAGCCATATGATGCAACATTAAATCCAGATGGATATATTGATGACTCAGATAGAGGTTTCCGCGAACATTTATTACTTAAAAATGCTGTAGATTATGTAAGTTCAGAGATTCCTACATCAATTAATTTAGATTACAATAGTGATGGTTATGTGGATAATGTTTGCTTTATTATTAAAGGTAATGTAGGGGGTTGGGCTGAGCTATTATGGCCTCATCGCTGGGCATTGTATAATGAAACAGCTTATATAAACGGATTACAGGTATATGATTATAATTTTCAGTTACAGGAATTTTTCTTTTTGCCAACAAGGGGAGTTGGAGTTTTATGTCACGAAATGTTTCATACACTTGGTGCACCAGATTTATATCATTACAGTTTAGATTATAGAAATTTCAGAGCTGTTGGTTATTGGGATTTAATGGATAGATCCTCTAATCCGTCTCAATCAATGTTAATATATATGAAATATTTGTATGCAGGATGGATAACTGAGATTCCTGAAATAACAACTCCCGGTACATATACATTAAATCCAAGTACATCTCAAACAAATAATAGTTATCAGATTGTTTCTCCTACAAATCCAAATGAAATATTTATGTTTGAATACAGAAAAAAGGAAGGGGCTTTTGAATCATCCTTGCATGGACAAGGATTACTTATATACAGAATTAATATGTCTGCTCAGTACATGGGAAATAGTGATTATCCAAATAATCCTGATGAAGTTTATGTATACCGACCAGATGGTATTGATACTACAACAGGGAAAATTGATAGTGCTGCATTTAGCTTAAATTCTGGTAGAATTGCATTTTCAAACTCAACTAATCCGGCCTGTTTGTTATCCGATAATACTGATGGAGGAATTACTATAACAAATATTACTGCAATTGGTAATACTATTTCATTTTGTTATAATTGTCCAAATAATATTGAAATCGACAAATTAAATTCAGAAATAAAATGTTTCCCAAATCCGGTAACTGACCATTTAATTGTTGATATTCCTATGGATATAAAGAACGTAAAAGTGAGAATAATTAATTCTGTAGGAGATTGTGTTTTTGAAGACAATATTATTAATAACGGAATTAACAAAATTAATGTCAGTTCATTAACAAAAGGAATTTATCAGGTTCTTGTATTAAGTGATAATATGCAGTATAATAGTAAGTTAATTAAATATTAACTTGCTTTTATATTTGTTCACAAAAACTGATATATTATATTTTGAGATTCATAATTATGTTTTATTTTTGTCTCGGTTAAGGGTAAATTTTTTCAGTTGAAAAAATTGCAAGGGAATCACGTTAAAATCGTGAGCAGTTCCCGCTGCTGTAAGCTCCATACCACTTTTCGGAAACCAACGCCACTGTTCAATATTGAATGGGAAGGCTCATCGAAAAGGGAGCAAGCCAGAAGACCTGCCTAAGACCATTATTTTTCAAAGCTTTCGGGATAAAGGCTTGGGAAGAGAAATGCAAGATTTTCTTTCCAAATCAATGTTTGCCGAAGTTTTGAAGTTAACAGTTTATTAACTTTAAAACTTTTTTATTATGTTAAAAAAAATCGTTTTCTGTGCATGCATCTTTTGCAACATTTTCTATGAGTCTAATTCTCAGGTTGTTAATTTTGAAGACCTGACCTTACAGCCCGATTCTTTCTGGAATGGTTCAGATTTAAATGGATGGTTTAATTCGGGACCGTACGCACATTTTCCTAATAATTTTATTGATTATGGTGGTGGATTTACCGCCTGGGATGGCTTTGCATATTCTAATAAAGTTAATGATACTTTACAGGATTTTTCTAATATGTATAGTACGTTTGCCGGACAGCAAATTGTAGGTTCAAGCGTTTTTGCATTGTCTTATAATGCATTGAATTACACGACTTTTGATGTGATGGCAACTGAAGTAGGTTTTGCAACTCCTGCTATTCCACATTCCTTTTGGATTACTAATTCTACTTATACTGCATTAACAATTAAAAATGGTGATATGTTCTGTAAAAAATTTGGAGGAGTTTCAGGTGATGATGCAGATTGGTTTCGCCTGGATATAATAGGTTATAATGGAGCTACTGTAACAGATACTGTTAATTTTTATTTGGCAGATTATCGTTTTTCTAACAATACTCAGGATTATATAACTAATGAATGGACTGAGGTTGATTTATCACAATTAGGACAGGTTACAAAAATAGATTTTTTGCTTTCTTCTTCTGATACAGGAGCATATGGCATGAATACTCCTGCATATTTCTGTTTCGATAATTTAAATTGTACTTTCATAACAAATATTACAGATGAGTCTGAATCAAAATTAAATATACATCCAAACCCTGTAACTGATAAAGTTTTTTCAACTAAAGAATTTAATGCTGTAAAGGTTTTTGATATTGCAGGGCAGCTGGTTTATGAGTTAAATTCGAAATCAAAATCTTTTGATATCTCAAATCTTAATTCAGGTTTATATTTATTGAAATTGAATGTTGATGGTAACGAAGTAACTCATAAAATACTGAAAAAATAATGAGAGTTATTTTATTTATATTATTTGTTTTTATTGTAGAATCAGCTTTTTCACAATATCCTCCTGCTGCAGGATTAACCGGCAGTACAGCAATATATAAGGATAGTAGTATTTTTGTAAGTTGGGCAAAATCTTGCATTGTTCAACGTGGTTTTGTTGATATTTCTGTTTCTCATGATAGTATTACTACTGGCGGAATAGAAGTTGATGCAATTGGAAAAGCTGATAATTTTACTATAAGTCTTGGTGATAGCGGTGTTGCTGTTACTTCATTTTTTCCTGCTATAACAAATGGTAATGGTTTTGATTTTGCAGTTTTTGAAAATTCATTTGATGGAAATTTTCTTGAACTTGCCTTTGTAGAAGTTAGCAGTGATAGTATTCATTGGTATAGGTTTAATGCTGCTTCACTTACTCAGACTGACGTTCAGGTTACTACTTTTGGATTATTGGAACCAACAAAGATTAATAACCTGGCAGGAAAATATTCTGCATTATATGGTACACCTTTCGATTTACAAGAATTATCAGGAAAGCCATATCTAAATATAGATTCTGTATCATTTGTTAAAATTATTGATGTTGTTGGTAGTATTAACGGTTCTTATACTTCTTTTGATTCTCAGGGAAATAAAATTAATGATCCTTTTCCAACTCCATTCTTTACTAGTGGCTTTGATCTTGATGCAATAGGTGTTATAAATGAAAGACCACAAAATGTTAATGATATTGAGATAGAAAATATAACTGTTTATCCAAATCCATTTACCGAGAAAGTAAATGCTGATATTAATGGATGTGGATTTTATGAAATAGTTGACATAACAGGGAAAATATTATACACTGCATCATTTTGTAATTATATTTCAGTTTCAACTGATATTGTAGAAAACGGAATTTACTTTTTAAAAGTTAGTATTGGAAATAAATCAGGCATAGCAAAAATTGTTAAAATGTAATGCGTTTAAAACTTAACATATTAAAACGAATTCTGCTATTTTTTTTAACTGCATTAATTTCGATTTCCTCTTTCTGTCAATTAGATACTATTAAATTAAATGAAGTTGAAATTAAAGACAGGTTTCCATTATTTTCCGTAATTAAACGAACTGAAGTTGATTCTTTACGAATTATGCGAAGCATAAATGCAAACCTTGGTGATGTTTTAAATTTTGAACCTGGTTTAACTGTAAAGCATTCAGGCGACGGAAGCCTCGCTACAGTTTCTTTTCGTGGTACAGATGCTTCTCATACAAAATTTGATTGGAATGGAATGCCTGTCAACTCAAGTATGAACGGGCAGGTTGATTTTTCGTTAATTCCAATTTGTGCTACAGATAAAATTAATATTTTGTATGGTGCAAATAGCTTAACAACTGGCTCTGGTGCTTTGGGAGGTATAGTAAGTTTAAATTCACCAACTTTTGAAAATATAAAACAAGGTGCAGAATTTAAACAGGAGGTTGGAAGTTTTGGATTGATTAATTCATATTTAGCTTTTTCTTTAGTTAAAAATAATGTGAAGTCAAATACTGCTTTTTCATTTCATAGGTCAGATAATAATTTTAAGTATGATAATATTGCTATTTTGCCAAAAGAGGAAATGACTCAACATAATGCAGAATTTGAGAGAATAAATTTAAAAGAAGAGCTTTTTTATAAGAAAGGTTTCAA includes the following:
- a CDS encoding M6 family metalloprotease domain-containing protein, which produces MKKILLLIVVSLFFVKIFAAYLENVPVILKQPDGTILNCFATGDEFHNWLHDSNNYTIIQNSKTGYYVYAIKINDELVASDFVVGKVNPVLLNIPKGLNISFEKIELKRKAFNSELKSKSKLHNVKSLKSLQTINNVVIFIRFSDETEFTEQINVYDSMFNSQVTTANSMSHYFKEMSYDQLAINSTLYPQTTNTVLSYQDIYARSYYQPYDATLNPDGYIDDSDRGFREHLLLKNAVDYVSSEIPTSINLDYNSDGYVDNVCFIIKGNVGGWAELLWPHRWALYNETAYINGLQVYDYNFQLQEFFFLPTRGVGVLCHEMFHTLGAPDLYHYSLDYRNFRAVGYWDLMDRSSNPSQSMLIYMKYLYAGWITEIPEITTPGTYTLNPSTSQTNNSYQIVSPTNPNEIFMFEYRKKEGAFESSLHGQGLLIYRINMSAQYMGNSDYPNNPDEVYVYRPDGIDTTTGKIDSAAFSLNSGRIAFSNSTNPACLLSDNTDGGITITNITAIGNTISFCYNCPNNIEIDKLNSEIKCFPNPVTDHLIVDIPMDIKNVKVRIINSVGDCVFEDNIINNGINKINVSSLTKGIYQVLVLSDNMQYNSKLIKY
- a CDS encoding DUF4465 domain-containing protein, with the translated sequence MLKKIVFCACIFCNIFYESNSQVVNFEDLTLQPDSFWNGSDLNGWFNSGPYAHFPNNFIDYGGGFTAWDGFAYSNKVNDTLQDFSNMYSTFAGQQIVGSSVFALSYNALNYTTFDVMATEVGFATPAIPHSFWITNSTYTALTIKNGDMFCKKFGGVSGDDADWFRLDIIGYNGATVTDTVNFYLADYRFSNNTQDYITNEWTEVDLSQLGQVTKIDFLLSSSDTGAYGMNTPAYFCFDNLNCTFITNITDESESKLNIHPNPVTDKVFSTKEFNAVKVFDIAGQLVYELNSKSKSFDISNLNSGLYLLKLNVDGNEVTHKILKK
- a CDS encoding T9SS type A sorting domain-containing protein — encoded protein: MRVILFILFVFIVESAFSQYPPAAGLTGSTAIYKDSSIFVSWAKSCIVQRGFVDISVSHDSITTGGIEVDAIGKADNFTISLGDSGVAVTSFFPAITNGNGFDFAVFENSFDGNFLELAFVEVSSDSIHWYRFNAASLTQTDVQVTTFGLLEPTKINNLAGKYSALYGTPFDLQELSGKPYLNIDSVSFVKIIDVVGSINGSYTSFDSQGNKINDPFPTPFFTSGFDLDAIGVINERPQNVNDIEIENITVYPNPFTEKVNADINGCGFYEIVDITGKILYTASFCNYISVSTDIVENGIYFLKVSIGNKSGIAKIVKM